The segment TCAACCTCGGCGCTCGACCCCACACTTCAATTATAACGCTAAATAAAAAgacaatatataaaattacaggtttaaagaaaattatcttaaccaattaaatatttaatgtctGTATACGGTGGTAACTGATTTAAAACGTATATGTGTTAACGATCTACTAcggtttaggttgcattttcaTGACGATCGATATGTTAAAACTCCGGTGACCAGTGGTATTTTGACAAAACTTTACTGTCAAAGTGTCAAGTAACAAAATTCTCAAAAAAGTGTCAAGTGATATTAATCTTATTAAACAAACTCTTAAACAAATATGACACTAAAAAGCTTCGTAACAACATCTTCGACTCCACTCCAAAATTCACTCTAAAGTCCATTTTACTGTAAAATCATCTCTAGTCCTACTCCAAAACCCATTGTAAAATAGAGTAAtagacataattattttaaatatagagtaaaccagttattatttcaaaataaagttcaatttttttttatttataaaataatcatctgcatttaaatattttttttgtttttaataaaatattattataaataagtatattaatactattttacaatatattttataaaattttactgttaatatttcttaattatataaatagccATCTAATGAACTATTTtatgcaacaaaaatatataatataaaacataaagatcatacatataaaaattaaaagataagcaccttaaaatgaaaaacataaaataaatttacaacaaaaataattgtttaataatccAGTAAATCACCTTTGGAtccattaaaattattaaagtattGTCTAAACGATGTAGATAAAGGAGGAACTTGATGAGCTTATTGTTGAAGACTTCAATTATGTATTGTAAtagatttttcttctttaaaccttgtgagtaattttatttatataaaaatattaattgtggTTAATATTGTATGTAATAGAAATATATAATCTGAAAATGAACTGTTTTGTAAATAGTATAAATGAAATGTGATATTTCTaatctttaaataatataaaacattttgtgacaaaaaatataaaacataatatattagaaatattctattttggagtagaaaataaGGTAATACATTggatcaaaaattaattttattttactctaTTCTAGAGTAGAAAATGAAgtaatatattgaaataaaacTCACTTCTATTTTAGAGTTATTCGGAATAACTTATTCCATTTTTGAATAGAAAATGAAGTAATATATTAGATATGCTCTAATACAACctagaaatcatattataccCTTTTGTAATAACTCACGCTCTCGAGCCTTGGGTTGGatgattttagttttgtttaatcGGTTATATATACGTATATTATACTACTTAATATCTACATATGCTTCCACTTATTTTATAAGTTGgcttatattacatattttctCTTTCTTGCTTAGCATCATTCTTTGTCGTGTTCCTTCAATTAACCTTACTTTGTGTCTTGTGTCTCTCACGACACAAAAACTTGTAGAAGGGTTTTAAAACCAAGATCTAGAAAATATATCTCCTCTTCTAGAATTGCTCATCTTCTCTTGATCTAAAAGATCACTTATATTTTCACAGGGCTTCACTTTTGGAATATATAATATCAGATATTACCTCTTTAGGGTTTTAATGGCGAATCCATGGTGGACAGGACAAGTGAACCTCTCTGGCCTCGAAACGACGCCGCCTAGTTCATCTCAGTTAAAGAAACCAGATCTCCACATCTCCATGAACATGGCCATGGACTCGGGTCATAAcaaccaccatcatcatcaccaagaagacaccaacaacaacaacaacaacgaggACGATAGAGACAACTTGAGCGGCGACGACCACGAGCCACGTGAAGGAGCCGTGGAAGCACCCACACGCCGTCCACGTGGACGTCCAGCTGGTTCCAAGAACAAACCAAAGCCACCGATCTTCGTCACGCGCGATTCCCCAAACGCTCTCAAGAGCCATGTCATGGAGATCGCTAGTGGGACTGACGTCATCGAAACCCTAGCTACTTTCGCTAGGCGGCGCCAACGTGGCATATGCATCTTGAGCGGTAACGGCACGGTGGCTAACGTTACACTCCGACAACCCTCAGCAGCTACCGTTGCAGGGCCCCCTGGTGGTGCTGCTGTTTTGGCGTTACAAGGGAGGTTTGAGATTCTTTCTTTAACCGGTTCTTTCTTGCCTGGACCGGCTCCACCTGGATCCACCGGTTTAACGATTTACTTAGCCGGTGGTCAAGGTCAGATTGTTGGAGGAAGCGTGGTGGGACCATTGATGGCAGCTGGTCCGGTGATGCTAATTGCTGCCACGTTTTCTAATGCGACTTATGAGAGATTGCCTTTGGATGAGGAAGACGCGGCTGAGGGAGGCGGCGGAGTGGTTCCAGGGCAGCTTGGGGGCGTAGGTTCCCCGCTGAGTAGCGGTGGCGGTCGAGGGGATGGAAACCAAGGACTTCCGGTGTACAATATGCCGGAAAATCTTGTTTCTAGTGGCGGTGGAAGTGGAGGAGGAGGGCAGATGAGCGGTCAAGAAGGTTACGGTTGGGCTCAAGCTAGGTCAGGATTTTAAcgtcttttttattta is part of the Raphanus sativus cultivar WK10039 chromosome 5, ASM80110v3, whole genome shotgun sequence genome and harbors:
- the LOC108861039 gene encoding AT-hook motif nuclear-localized protein 19; its protein translation is MANPWWTGQVNLSGLETTPPSSSQLKKPDLHISMNMAMDSGHNNHHHHHQEDTNNNNNNEDDRDNLSGDDHEPREGAVEAPTRRPRGRPAGSKNKPKPPIFVTRDSPNALKSHVMEIASGTDVIETLATFARRRQRGICILSGNGTVANVTLRQPSAATVAGPPGGAAVLALQGRFEILSLTGSFLPGPAPPGSTGLTIYLAGGQGQIVGGSVVGPLMAAGPVMLIAATFSNATYERLPLDEEDAAEGGGGVVPGQLGGVGSPLSSGGGRGDGNQGLPVYNMPENLVSSGGGSGGGGQMSGQEGYGWAQARSGF